In one Shewanella loihica PV-4 genomic region, the following are encoded:
- a CDS encoding ParA family protein: MKIWTIANQKGGVGKTTTVASLAGAMAKRGKRVLMIDTDPHASLGYYLGIDSEEVPASLYDLFLKHKNLNKDQVLAHIVPTKVEGIDLLPATMALATLDRSLGHQEGMGLILKRLLALVADQYDVALIDCPPVLGVLMVNALAASEHIIIPVQTEFLAIKGLDRMVKTMTLMGRSKSTNYSYTIVPTMYDRRTKASPAALQQLGEEYGDVLWPDVIPVDTKFRDASLAHLPASHYASHSRGVKAYERLLDHLLTKEFAHVKLG; this comes from the coding sequence TTGAAGATCTGGACCATAGCAAATCAAAAAGGGGGCGTGGGTAAGACGACCACAGTGGCGAGCCTGGCTGGCGCCATGGCAAAACGGGGCAAACGAGTCTTGATGATAGACACGGATCCCCACGCATCTTTGGGCTATTACCTGGGCATAGATTCCGAAGAGGTGCCCGCCTCGCTCTATGATCTGTTTCTGAAACACAAGAACCTGAATAAAGATCAGGTGCTTGCCCATATAGTTCCCACTAAGGTGGAAGGGATAGATCTCTTGCCGGCCACCATGGCGCTGGCAACGTTGGATCGCTCGCTCGGCCATCAGGAAGGGATGGGCTTGATCCTTAAACGCCTGCTTGCCTTAGTCGCCGACCAGTACGACGTCGCCCTCATCGATTGTCCGCCGGTATTAGGTGTGTTGATGGTCAACGCCCTCGCGGCCAGCGAGCACATCATTATCCCGGTGCAGACTGAGTTTCTGGCGATCAAGGGGCTAGATCGCATGGTCAAGACCATGACGCTCATGGGGCGTTCTAAGAGCACCAACTACAGCTACACAATCGTTCCGACCATGTACGACAGACGTACCAAGGCGTCGCCCGCCGCCCTGCAGCAGCTGGGGGAAGAGTACGGCGATGTACTTTGGCCAGATGTCATCCCTGTGGATACCAAGTTTCGTGACGCCAGCCTGGCGCACCTGCCAGCCTCGCACTACGCCAGCCATTCACGTGGTGTTAAGGCCTATGAGAGATTGCTCGACCACCTGCTGACCAAGGAGTTTGCGCATGTCAAACTCGGTTGA
- a CDS encoding chemotaxis protein CheW — MSNSVDEAVFNYFSLLLSEPGEESVTADKPEVKGEQAIAQNGQMRGPAPAVKRQPLTEQSKPRPVVTQATPTPLNKLALEQLLAPVSEIATQTETQTASKVELKTLDTKPASVETMTQAVSVQTKSESQVKQKIEEKLETSASIKQEEIVTEKVDLAAAPQTQTGATPPGVTEALVEQLDDEFQVLFFKVAGLTLAVPLVSLGGIVKVERINHIMGRPAWYLGVQTHRDSQLNIVDSGAWVMPEKYDDKLAQSVDYQYIVLLEDSNWGLACESLVNSVRILKSEVNWRTKAGKRPWLAGVVKEQMCGILHVQALIELLNLGLGSQDSIG, encoded by the coding sequence ATGTCAAACTCGGTTGACGAAGCGGTCTTTAATTATTTTTCCTTGCTGCTCTCCGAGCCCGGTGAAGAGAGCGTCACGGCCGACAAGCCTGAAGTAAAGGGCGAGCAGGCGATAGCACAAAATGGTCAAATGAGAGGCCCTGCACCTGCAGTAAAACGTCAGCCTCTTACCGAACAGTCTAAACCGCGCCCGGTGGTCACTCAGGCTACGCCGACACCACTCAATAAGCTCGCGCTCGAGCAATTGCTGGCGCCGGTGAGTGAGATTGCTACTCAGACAGAGACTCAAACAGCAAGCAAGGTCGAGCTCAAAACGCTCGATACCAAACCTGCTAGCGTCGAAACGATGACACAAGCTGTATCGGTTCAAACGAAATCTGAGTCGCAAGTTAAGCAAAAAATCGAAGAAAAATTAGAAACTTCGGCTAGTATTAAGCAAGAGGAAATTGTAACCGAAAAGGTCGATCTGGCCGCGGCACCACAGACGCAAACTGGCGCGACACCACCAGGGGTGACAGAGGCGCTAGTCGAGCAGCTCGACGATGAGTTTCAGGTGCTATTTTTCAAGGTGGCGGGTCTCACGTTGGCCGTGCCCTTGGTGAGCCTTGGCGGAATTGTTAAGGTGGAGCGGATCAATCACATTATGGGGCGACCGGCCTGGTATCTTGGGGTTCAGACCCACAGGGATTCGCAACTCAATATTGTCGATTCGGGTGCCTGGGTGATGCCGGAAAAATATGATGATAAACTGGCGCAATCCGTTGATTACCAATATATTGTACTCTTAGAGGACAGTAATTGGGGGCTGGCCTGTGAGTCGCTGGTGAATTCCGTCAGAATTTTAAAGTCAGAAGTTAATTGGCGTACCAAAGCGGGTAAACGCCCTTGGCTGGCTGGCGTCGTAAAAGAACAGATGTGCGGCATTCTACATGTGCAGGCACTGATTGAATTATTAAATTTGGGTTTAGGTAGTCAGGACTCTATTGGCTGA
- a CDS encoding chemotaxis protein CheW, with translation MADAKNVAAVAAGKDDEVLQWVTFRLDNETYGINVMQVQEVLRYTEIAPVPGAPHYVLGIINLRGNVVTVIDTRSRFGLPSAEVDDSTRIVIIEAEKQVIGILVDSVAEVVYLRGSEIDNAPNVGTEESAKFIQGVSNRDNELLILVDLDKLLSDEEWMELAQL, from the coding sequence ATGGCAGATGCAAAAAACGTCGCGGCAGTTGCCGCAGGTAAAGATGATGAAGTGTTGCAGTGGGTAACCTTCCGTTTAGACAATGAAACCTATGGTATCAATGTGATGCAGGTGCAAGAGGTGCTGCGTTACACCGAAATAGCACCTGTACCTGGGGCACCTCATTATGTGCTGGGGATCATTAACCTGCGCGGTAACGTGGTTACCGTTATCGATACCCGCTCTCGTTTTGGTTTGCCTTCTGCCGAGGTGGATGACTCTACCCGTATCGTGATCATCGAAGCAGAGAAGCAGGTGATAGGGATTCTTGTCGACAGTGTCGCCGAAGTGGTCTATCTGCGTGGCTCAGAGATAGATAACGCGCCGAATGTGGGCACGGAAGAGAGTGCCAAGTTCATTCAAGGCGTGAGCAATCGTGATAACGAATTACTCATTCTGGTGGATCTCGATAAGTTACTCTCTGATGAAGAGTGGATGGAGTTGGCTCAGCTTTAA
- a CDS encoding DUF2802 domain-containing protein: MGDEILIAALLYVVACLALVLYQQKQTSKLRAKIDALTLLVKENDRQREAVKQELQELRSGTIGVGRRMLELEKRVTKQEARIDETVADEPQARLYTRAMKMVELGADIDELVKECELPKAEAELLLRLHGKGR; encoded by the coding sequence ATAGGCGATGAGATCTTAATCGCGGCATTACTGTATGTGGTTGCCTGTCTCGCACTGGTGCTGTATCAGCAAAAACAAACTAGCAAGCTCAGAGCCAAGATTGACGCCCTGACGCTGCTGGTTAAAGAGAACGATAGGCAGCGCGAGGCGGTTAAGCAGGAGCTACAGGAGCTGAGATCGGGCACCATAGGCGTTGGTCGCCGCATGCTCGAGCTGGAAAAGCGGGTGACCAAGCAGGAGGCGCGCATCGATGAGACGGTGGCGGATGAACCTCAGGCAAGGCTCTATACCCGAGCGATGAAGATGGTCGAACTCGGCGCCGATATCGATGAGCTGGTTAAGGAGTGTGAGCTGCCTAAGGCCGAGGCCGAACTATTGCTGCGCCTTCACGGTAAGGGGCGATAG
- a CDS encoding EscU/YscU/HrcU family type III secretion system export apparatus switch protein, giving the protein MMNTYDNKPDDLQGGSDNKPRRPTQAAALRYDGKLAPQITAKGEDLVAEEIIAIAKEAGIYIHQDANLSNFLQKLEIGEEIPKELYLLIAELIAFVYMLDGKFPERWDNMHKRIMQEV; this is encoded by the coding sequence ATGATGAACACATACGACAATAAACCAGATGACTTACAAGGTGGTTCAGACAACAAACCACGCAGGCCCACTCAAGCTGCGGCGCTGCGCTATGACGGAAAGTTGGCCCCGCAAATCACAGCCAAGGGGGAGGATTTAGTCGCCGAGGAGATCATCGCCATCGCCAAGGAGGCTGGCATCTATATCCATCAAGATGCCAACTTGAGTAACTTTCTTCAAAAACTCGAGATAGGTGAAGAGATCCCCAAGGAGCTATATCTGCTCATCGCCGAACTGATCGCCTTCGTCTATATGCTGGACGGCAAGTTCCCTGAGCGTTGGGACAATATGCACAAAAGGATCATGCAAGAGGTGTAG
- a CDS encoding MlaA family lipoprotein, protein MAQTDTSDERATDSTTAEVTIIYNDERDPLEGFNRAMWDFNYQFLDKYFYRPVAHGYNDILPRPVKTGVNNFVLNFEEPSSMVNNALQGKWGWAANAGGRFTINTTIGLLGVIDVADMMGLQRKQDEFNEVLGYYGVPNGPYFMAPFLGPYVTRELASDWVDGLYFPLSELTMWQSLAKWGLKNLHRRASAIDQERLVDNALDPYTFVKEAYFQHLDYKVYDGDIPVSTDDDELLDEYMTELD, encoded by the coding sequence ATGGCACAAACAGACACAAGCGATGAGCGTGCAACGGATAGCACCACAGCAGAAGTCACCATTATCTATAACGATGAGCGCGATCCCCTGGAAGGCTTTAACCGCGCCATGTGGGATTTCAACTATCAGTTTCTCGACAAATATTTCTATCGCCCCGTGGCTCATGGCTACAATGATATCTTGCCCAGGCCGGTGAAGACTGGTGTTAATAACTTCGTCCTCAACTTCGAAGAACCCAGTTCTATGGTGAATAACGCCCTGCAGGGCAAGTGGGGTTGGGCGGCCAATGCCGGCGGGCGGTTTACCATCAACACCACCATTGGTTTGTTAGGGGTGATCGATGTTGCCGACATGATGGGCCTGCAACGTAAACAGGACGAGTTTAATGAGGTGTTAGGCTATTATGGTGTGCCTAACGGTCCTTACTTTATGGCACCGTTTTTAGGCCCCTATGTGACTCGAGAATTGGCCTCAGACTGGGTGGATGGTCTCTATTTTCCGCTGTCTGAGTTGACCATGTGGCAATCCTTGGCCAAGTGGGGGCTGAAAAACCTACACAGGCGCGCATCGGCGATTGACCAAGAAAGACTTGTCGATAATGCACTTGACCCCTACACTTTTGTTAAGGAAGCGTATTTTCAGCATCTTGACTATAAAGTTTATGATGGCGACATACCCGTGTCGACTGATGATGACGAATTGCTCGACGAATACATGACAGAGCTTGATTAA
- a CDS encoding response regulator, translating into MALEDLVILLVEDDPVFRSIVAAFLTNRGATVIEADDGQQGLERFSQHDFDIVLADLSMPILGGLDMLKQMIKRKPDTLSIVISGNQVMADVVEALRVGASDYLVKPVNDLCLIENAIRQCVGGSSQQDVQLEDLDELSYQELEEHLNLLEQNAEAAKSVQQQLFPPSVIDYPKAKIDYSLFKHDEVSAYFIDSVNVGERYLIMYMAHFHPQDNRCAFASVLLKSFVNQKLKQFRNDNTETVIEPFNMLSYLNERMSKSGLDIYVDIVYAVVELTHYRASIAQAGKGLRCYIRNEEGLMPLAMPDALQLGILEWGQPSTQFRNLMPGESLCVASSNIEHRDMLLNDEFVGLSYSPEVAPGGYVQMSF; encoded by the coding sequence ATGGCGTTAGAAGATCTAGTGATACTGTTAGTGGAAGACGACCCGGTATTTCGCAGTATTGTGGCCGCCTTCTTGACCAATCGCGGTGCGACCGTGATCGAGGCCGATGATGGTCAGCAGGGATTAGAGCGGTTTAGTCAGCACGATTTCGATATTGTACTGGCGGATCTCAGCATGCCTATCCTGGGTGGGCTGGATATGCTCAAGCAGATGATAAAGCGCAAGCCAGATACCCTTTCAATCGTCATTTCCGGTAACCAGGTGATGGCCGATGTGGTCGAGGCGCTCAGAGTGGGCGCAAGCGATTACTTAGTTAAGCCGGTTAACGACCTCTGTCTTATCGAGAATGCTATCCGTCAATGTGTGGGCGGCAGTAGTCAGCAAGATGTGCAGCTGGAAGATCTCGACGAATTATCCTATCAAGAGTTGGAAGAGCACCTTAATCTGCTTGAGCAGAACGCCGAGGCAGCTAAGAGCGTTCAGCAGCAGCTGTTTCCTCCCTCTGTCATCGATTATCCCAAGGCCAAGATCGACTATAGCCTGTTCAAGCATGACGAGGTCAGCGCTTACTTTATCGATAGTGTCAATGTGGGCGAGCGTTATCTCATCATGTATATGGCGCATTTTCATCCCCAAGATAATCGCTGCGCCTTTGCGAGTGTACTGCTGAAGAGCTTTGTCAATCAGAAGCTTAAACAGTTTCGCAATGACAATACCGAAACTGTCATCGAGCCTTTCAATATGTTGAGTTACCTCAATGAGCGGATGAGTAAGTCGGGGTTAGATATCTATGTGGATATCGTCTATGCCGTGGTTGAGCTGACTCATTATCGGGCGTCTATCGCCCAGGCGGGGAAGGGGCTGAGATGCTATATCCGCAACGAAGAAGGCTTGATGCCGCTAGCGATGCCAGACGCTTTGCAGCTGGGTATTTTAGAGTGGGGCCAGCCCAGCACTCAGTTTCGAAACTTAATGCCGGGAGAGAGCCTGTGTGTGGCTTCTAGCAATATCGAGCATAGGGATATGTTACTCAATGATGAGTTTGTCGGTTTGAGCTATAGCCCTGAGGTTGCCCCTGGTGGCTATGTGCAGATGAGCTTCTAG
- a CDS encoding peptide MFS transporter: MSAAKPQGTMLGHPKGLFLLFTTELWERFSYYAMRAILVLYLVDAVQSQGGHGLGWTQADALNLYGTFTGLVYLTPLIGGWLADTFLGQRKAIMIGGALMAAGQFILGTPHAWVQGMETEVFYVGLGVLILGNGLFKPNISTMVGDLYEEGDHRRDGAFTIFYMGINVGAFLSGIIVGSVVAYFDGNFQAGFICAGIGMILSLIIQFLFAQKLLGDIGRVPAAQLEKQRAAEKGEVRKEPLTKVERDRIKVIMVMGLFTIIFWAGFEQAGGLMNLFTNDFTDRMIGSWEVPTTWFQSLNAMFIVIFAPVVASIWVRLGDREPNSPVKFALGLVLLATGFLFMIGAVLEMGGDANAKSSMWWLVGAYFFHTMGELCLSPIGLSMVTKLAPLRIASLMMGAWFLFVAAANKIGGIIGSFIGHGGAKEEQLANAMSIFAGIAITAALSGVILYFMADKLVDWMHGAEDSHHTEEEALEEEIAITAEHEAIKR; encoded by the coding sequence ATGAGTGCAGCAAAACCCCAAGGTACGATGCTCGGCCATCCTAAGGGACTGTTCCTGTTGTTTACAACTGAGTTATGGGAACGTTTCAGTTACTATGCGATGCGAGCCATCCTGGTACTTTATCTCGTCGATGCAGTACAATCCCAAGGTGGTCACGGTCTAGGTTGGACCCAGGCAGACGCCCTAAATCTTTATGGTACATTCACAGGTCTTGTTTATCTGACTCCCCTCATCGGTGGCTGGCTCGCCGATACATTCCTAGGTCAACGTAAAGCCATCATGATAGGTGGCGCCCTGATGGCCGCTGGTCAATTTATTCTTGGTACTCCTCACGCTTGGGTACAAGGCATGGAAACTGAAGTCTTCTATGTTGGTCTGGGCGTCCTAATCTTAGGTAACGGCCTATTCAAGCCAAACATCTCTACCATGGTAGGTGACCTCTATGAAGAAGGCGATCACCGCCGAGACGGTGCATTCACCATCTTCTACATGGGTATTAACGTAGGTGCCTTCCTGTCGGGCATCATAGTTGGTTCGGTCGTGGCTTACTTCGATGGTAACTTCCAAGCAGGCTTCATCTGCGCCGGTATCGGTATGATCCTCTCACTGATCATCCAGTTCCTGTTCGCACAAAAGCTGCTAGGCGATATCGGTCGTGTACCAGCCGCCCAACTTGAAAAGCAGAGAGCAGCAGAAAAAGGTGAAGTGCGCAAAGAGCCGCTAACCAAAGTTGAGCGTGATCGCATCAAAGTGATCATGGTCATGGGTCTGTTTACCATTATCTTCTGGGCAGGCTTCGAGCAAGCCGGTGGCCTAATGAACCTCTTCACCAACGACTTCACCGACCGTATGATCGGCAGCTGGGAAGTCCCAACTACCTGGTTCCAATCGCTGAACGCTATGTTCATCGTGATCTTCGCCCCTGTAGTTGCCTCTATCTGGGTTCGCCTGGGTGACAGAGAGCCAAACTCTCCGGTGAAATTCGCGCTAGGCCTGGTACTGCTTGCAACAGGCTTCCTGTTCATGATCGGTGCGGTACTCGAGATGGGCGGTGACGCTAATGCCAAGTCAAGCATGTGGTGGTTGGTAGGTGCTTATTTCTTCCACACCATGGGTGAACTATGTCTCTCTCCAATCGGCCTGTCTATGGTCACTAAGCTGGCTCCACTGCGTATCGCATCACTCATGATGGGTGCATGGTTCCTGTTTGTTGCCGCGGCTAACAAGATTGGCGGTATCATCGGTTCATTCATCGGCCATGGTGGTGCAAAAGAGGAGCAGCTAGCCAACGCTATGTCTATCTTCGCCGGTATCGCTATCACGGCCGCACTGTCAGGCGTTATCCTCTACTTCATGGCGGATAAACTGGTTGACTGGATGCATGGCGCCGAAGATAGCCACCACACAGAAGAAGAAGCCTTAGAAGAAGAGATTGCTATCACTGCCGAGCATGAAGCAATTAAGCGCTAA
- the rfaH gene encoding transcription/translation regulatory transformer protein RfaH, with the protein MKSWYLVYCKPRGETRAQQNLALQQIETYLPTLPQQITKSGKNSVKRLPLFPCYLFIYFDPLEISVSKIHSTRGVSRIIGCREEMTAIDDAIVHSIRMREAKLLNALQLPSDDLLSGNAEPRLSVGDKVKFVEGPFKELEGIFEEQSGDKRCHILFEIMGQQKRVSVSRVSIKGI; encoded by the coding sequence ATGAAGTCTTGGTATCTTGTGTATTGCAAACCTCGCGGCGAAACGCGTGCGCAGCAAAATCTTGCATTGCAACAGATAGAGACCTACCTGCCCACTCTCCCGCAACAGATCACTAAGTCCGGCAAAAACAGCGTAAAACGTCTACCGCTATTTCCCTGTTACCTGTTTATCTATTTCGACCCGCTAGAGATCAGCGTAAGTAAGATTCACTCGACACGAGGCGTGTCTCGAATCATAGGTTGCCGAGAAGAGATGACGGCGATCGACGATGCCATAGTGCATTCCATCAGGATGCGTGAGGCCAAGCTGCTTAACGCGTTGCAATTGCCCAGTGATGATTTGTTGAGTGGCAACGCTGAGCCTAGGTTGTCTGTTGGCGATAAGGTGAAGTTTGTTGAAGGGCCATTTAAGGAGCTCGAAGGGATCTTCGAAGAGCAGAGTGGCGATAAGCGCTGTCACATTCTTTTTGAGATCATGGGCCAGCAAAAGAGGGTGTCGGTCTCAAGAGTCAGTATCAAGGGTATTTGA